From the genome of Alteromonas stellipolaris:
CTCTGTCTACCATGTCGCCCACTAGCACTAAATGGCCTTCACCAAATTGCCATTCAAGGTTTGAATTAATAACGTTATGGGTAATAAGGAAATCACGGAAGGTTTTGTAATTCCCTTCTAAGTCGGATATTGCCAAAATAGGTGCATTGCTTTCATATACCGACGCTGTATTGGTGTTCAGTGCGTTTAATGGCTTTAAATTGAAGGTGAACGTGGCATCTTCTAAAGCAAAATAAACCTCAAGGGGCTCTGCTGTTTTATCTGTTAAAGGCACATGGCGCTTTTCTATAAAGAAGTTGTCTTCTCGGCTTCCCCGAATGTAATTTATTTCAACAGAAGTATCCCCATTGCCAGAGCCCTTAACATCTGCGCCTGTTACATCAGAGCTTGCTACATCAGAGCTTAACGTCGTTTTATTCGTGAAAAATACAAACGGCCCTTCCCCACCAACTTTATAGGCCAATGGCGCATCGCCCATATTGATAGAGCCATGCTGACTTATTAAGACACCCACGCCAATAACGGCCAATACAAGAGAAACAAGCAGAAAATGCCCTAGTGATTTAGCTAAACGTTTCGCTGCACGTTTAAGCATAATGATAGCCAACAGCAAACCGTTTAAGCAAAGCCAGAATGCGGTACGTAAGTAAGCTGATCGCGTAGGCACTTACCAACGCCACCGGCGTTATCCACAAGCCTGAGATAGTAGTGTCGCTATGCGCCAGTATAGGATTACTTAAAAAGCCAATAGCAACAGAGTTCCCCTCAGCTTCTACCCAAAAAGCAATGCCGTTAGGCAACAACAGGTTCGCAAATGCCAATACAACCAACGCTAAACCTGTACCATAGCCAAAGGCCAACATGCCCCAGTACAAGGTTTTCGACAGCCCTTTGGTGACCGATGCTAATGGGCGAAATCCTTTTGGTGGCGGCGTACCTTGTTGAATATGACTTACGTAGTTTTCGGCAAGTACTCTAGGCGCACCAAGGCCAGCTAAGATACCTTCAATATCGGCCTCTTTTCCGGCCATTTCCTGCTGATCGATAACGTCATAAATATGAGATTCAATTTCTTTAATCACTTCAGCCGCATCTTCAGAACTTAACGAGGCCAAATAACGGTTAAAGCTTTTTAGGTAGTTGCTTATTTGTTCCCTTCCACTCATTGTGCTTATCCTTTTCTTTTTCCAGTTTCTTTGCCGTTGTCTGTGCTGTTATTCGCGCCACTTTTTGAATCTGCTAACAACGATTCCATATCAACTACCGAACGCTTCCACCGCGCGCGCAGAACATGTAATCGTTCAAGACCACTGTCGGTGAGTGAATAATACTTTCGTGGGCGCACTTCACCCTCTTGGTGCCATTTTGCATTAAGCACCCCTTCTCGCTTAAGCCTGTCTAGCAGTGGGTAAAGCGTACCTTCACTAATCACCATGGTTTCAAAGCCATGTAGGTAATTGAGTATCGCCAGCCCGTACTTTTCTTCACCTGCGACAGCCGCAAGCACCGCCAGCTCTAAAGTGCCTTTACGTAGTTGAGCATCCCACTTCGCGCTTAGATTTGCAGTTTCTGTCATGACCTTCCAGCTAGGTTAAACTTATTACTATGTAATACATAGTATAATTTATAGCATAGTAAACAACCAAAATACAACTTACGCTTTTAACGGTTCGTTTTGGTTTTTTAATTTGTGAGCGAAGAGCAACAATTTAATTTGTTGTTTAATTTTGAGAAGTTGGAGGGTAATCTGAATTTATTGATTACAGTGTTGAACTCAGAATGATGTGTTTAGATAGGTCGGTTTAGAGGTCTAGTTAGCTGTAATGCACTTTAATAAGAACAATATAAGCATCGAGCACTGAACCCTATTTAAGGTTGCTGACAAGATGTAAAAAAGGATTTTTATCAAAATGAAAATGGTCAAATTTGCAGCGTTAACTTTAATTGCTATCATTATTGCATTAGCACTTTCTTATGAAAAAATTATCACCGGCATACTATTGCCTCAATATATTGACTGGGCGCATGAATTGGTAGCCAGGTAGGTTGTTGCGAAGTTAACACACAACTAGCTAATTATGTGCAAAGACTGAAGCTTTGTTCAGTCTCTATTCGCTGCAAAAAATTTTAGCCAAGCGTTATCATCCATAATTGAAAAGTTATGTACTTAAATACAATCTAAGGAAAAAATCAGTATGACTAAAAGGAATAAAATAGGGACTTGGTCAATGTTAGTTATTGCTTTCGTAGTTTTTATGGCAGCTGTGTTTGTGCTTGGTTCAACAATTGGCTCGATGTATGTATTAGGGTCATTTGAACTGTCGTTCCTTGAAGTCGGAATCATTTGTGGTGGAATAACATCTATATCTGTTTTTGTACGCTGCGTTAAACAACTGAAAAGTAACTCTGAATTAGCAAGTACATAAGCAAAAAAGTACCCAACGCTGCGTGCATAGGGACATTCTAAACAAGCAGGATGTTAGAGCTACAAGGAGTTATCAATGAGAAAATTAGTTTCATTATCAATCCTAAGTGTTTTTGTGATGTCTTGTGCATCGCTTAAGCCCAACGAAACTACCCAAGCTTTTGCTGAAGAACCTATTCGGTATATAGATTTAACTGCAGACAGTAAAATGGATTTAATCGAGAGGTATTGGGTCGTAATAAAAAGTGCAGACCCCAAGTACCCCGTTGATGCTGCTAGAAGAGGCTTGTCTGGCTGTGTTGATTTTATTGTAGCAATTGATAGTAACGGAACACTAAGTGGGTTTAAAATTAAAAAATCATACCCTGAAGGTGTATTTGACAAATCTGCGGCGGCAGCATTAAACAGGTGGAAGTGGTCAGCATCAAAAGACAATATTGAAAACACACCGGTACTAACCACAACCCAATTGAACTTTATGGTTAGCAATTCTAAAAATAAAGCTGAAACAGAAAAGCAATGCGACTTTTCTCATATATGAACAAGTAATTTAGATATTAAGAATCACTCACCCATCCGAACTAAGGAACATAGGATGTTTCCAAATTTACGTTCAAAATTTGCGTCAGTCATGTATGTGCAAATTTGGGAGCATCGATTAAAAGTCACTGATACTGCAACGCGCGAATCTTTTGATGATTACCCCGCTATAGTCATTAAAACTAACGATAAAGGTGAGAAGCTGATTTCAGGTGTTGGTAAAGAAGCGAGTGAGAAGCTTCAACACAATGAAATTGCCATTAATCCATTTTCCCACCCTAGAGTACTTTTCTCAGACTTCTATGTAGGCGAAAAACTACTGCAACACACATTCAAGCATTTAAGTAATAATAAAGTGTTACGGCCAAGGCCTAAGGTTATTATCCACCCGATGGAAAAAACTGAAGGTGGCCTCACTATGATTGAAAAGCGAGCATTCAAAGAGTCAGCGATTGGTGCAGGCGCAATAGCAGTAAAGATTCATTCGGGCTTCAAATTACGTTTAGAAACAATGAACTTTGACGAACTAGAAGATGACGATAAACCTACAATACAAAGTAGTTCACCACCATCAAAGTTGGCTAGCTATGGCGGATTTGTCTTTTACATTGTAATGTTAACTTTAGCTGTTTGGTATTTAGGCAAATGAACTAGATTAATTGGACCAAAGCGGGTTGGGATACTTTGAATTTTATAAATTAACACTTATCCCATTCACTAAAGGAAAATGACAACCGGATGGAATATCTCTATTTAGTAGCACTGCTTATATTTCTGTTTACTTTTTTTATGTGGAGGTCTCCACGCCTAAATAATCCAGAGCATGTATTGCAAGAGGTTGGTGATGACGTGCTCATTCTTCACACTCCTTTAGCACGACTTTGGCCATCTCAGGGTAAGCGAATAAAAAAACATAAGGCGGCGCGTATTCAAAAAGCGGGCAATATTGTTACGTTGTTTAGTCACAGCTCAAATGCTATCGATATCACCCTCTCACAAAAACACAGTGCTCTAGTGTTTGACCGTGCTTGTTTGTTGTTTCCAAGTGCTGAGAAAGGCATTGTTTAATGTGGATAACTACTAGCTGAAACTGGTAAGGACGCAGAGAGAAAAACTTCAACATTATCGATGTTGCAGTAAATCATTTCTCACCGCCCTCTTTTGCCAACCCTATCATTACGAGGAATTGTCATGAAAGTCTCTGTTGAAATAGTAAATGCATTTATTGACGGTGACACAGGTGGAAATTCAGCCGGTGTGGTTTTAAATGCGAACGCTTTAACCGCGCAGCAGAAGCTACACGTGGCGCAAAAAGTGGGGCTATCTGAAACTGCCTTTGTTTCTCGCTCAGACGTTGCCACTATAAAGCTGGAGTTTTTCACCCCAGTACAGCAAATTGCGCATTGCGGCCATGCCACCATAGCAACGTTTAGCAGAATGAGTGAGCTTGGTCTTGTTCAAAATGGGCGGATGTCGAAAGAGACAGTAGATGGCGTGAGAGAAATAATTATTGATGGTTCAATGGCATTTATGGAGCAGTCACCGCCGACCTACACCGATGTATTAGATACCGAAGAAGTTCGAGCTGCACTTAATCTTTCAAGCGATGTGCTGCTCGACTCAGTAACTATTGTAAATACGGGGAATGCTTTTTTACTTGTGCCCCTTCAAAATGCGTCTTCTGTCGCTGAGATACACCCTAATCAAGCCCTTATTAATGAAATAAGCGAACAATACGATTTGATAGGTTTTTATGTGTTTTCAAGAGATACCGAAGTTGACGGACGTCACGCTGGCGCTAGAATGTTTGCACCACGCTATGGGATAGACGAAGAATCTGCAACCGGCATGGCTGCTGGCCCTTTAGCTTGCTATCTTCATGACCGCCAAGGACTCGAAGATACGACATTACTGATTGAGCAAGGCCATTTAATGGACCCACCATCGCCCAGCGTAATAAATGTTAATTTACAGTTGGTTAATGGTAGCATCAGTCGTTTAATGGCTGGTGGCGTTGGCCGCTCCATTCGACAGGTTGAAATAGAAATTTAAGCATGCCGATTTATTGTCGTAAACAGGGATAGTGGCGTACGTTCTGTGCTTCGCACGATAGCTCGAAGGTTTTTACCCAATAGTGCTGAAAAATCTAATCCAAATGTTAGCTCTTATTGCTCGTCAGCGCCTTTTCTTTCAACGTGTCATCTATAAGATTTTTAGCCGCTATACAGCTCGCTAACGTACTTATGACGAATGTCATCTCTCTTGCATTCTCTATTCCGGCAACTAGGTACCAAACACAAAACATGATGGCACTTAAAACAAAGTGCGTTGCAACAAATTTTAAATATAGCTTTTTCATAGAATTATCAATTAAGGAATACGGGCACGGGTCTTGGGATTAGTGAGTTAGCGTCAAAATCATTTTAAGCGATGAGATTTACTTTTCCTACTGAACTGAGTATCGGTTTTAATGCACGAAACCAAATTTTTTGCATAAAAAAACTCGGCACTTAATGCCGAGTTCATATTATTCACGTAAACGTTTATTCAACGTTTTACACCACGCCAAACGCTTTTAGTACGTCACGTTTTTCACTTCAAAACTATCGCTATTTGATTGTATCTTAGGCGTATTTTTCATAGTGACATTTTCAATCAAAGTTATAGGCTCACCATTGGTTAAATAGAGCGAAATAGGCGCGCTATCAACCCACGTTGAATCGCTAACATGGAGGTTCTGTACACCATGAAAATACATAGAAGCGCCAGTTCTATGGGTTGAACCTTTACCTACATTGTTTAGCGTATTGTTAGTTATAGTTACCGCTGGGCCAAAAGTACTTTCGTCAAAGCCGCCGCGGTAAATGGTTACCACTTCTTCTTTGATGTCTTTAAACGTATTACCCGATAGGGTTAAGTTTTCTACACTGTAAACCCCTAAGTCGTCCGTCTCTTTGTTTAGCGACAGCACTGCACCCGTGATGTTTTCCATATGGGAGTTCTTAATATCGATGTAGTCGGCAAAAGTACCAGGGTGCGCTTTAAAGAAGTAGAAGTAGCCGTTGATATCTAAATCGGTCACCTTCACGTTTTCGACCGACAACGCATAGTTAATATTCATAGAAGAACGGCTGGTTCTAATAATGCTATTTCCTTTGTAATCTGGTGATGCTGCGCCATCAAACCATAAGTTTTCAACTTCAAGCGCGCCGCCGTTTTCAATTACAATAAAGCTTGGTTTTTCAGAACGAATAACGGGCTTATCGCCCTGCTCGGCCATAATAGTGATAGGGTGATTAACCGTGGCAAAGCGCGTTAGTAAATACTCTCCACCATTTTCAAGCACTAGAATATCGCCAGGCTTACTTGCAACAAGGGCGTTAGCAAGTGTATCCATACCCGGTTTAACCGCAATTTTACTGCCGCTTTTAAAGGGTATTTGGCTTTCGTTTTTCGCATAAAAACGGGCACCGGTGTCTTCCTTAGTGACAGGCAGTTTTACTTCACCAAAATCGATGTTGTCTAGCAATGCTTTTTCAGGTACCCACAAGCCATTACTGTTTTTGCTTACCTTATAAGGTACTTTTTCAAACCCTGAAGAAAGCAGGTTACTGGCATCTTCATTTAACACATTGCCTTTAAAGGTAATGCCAGAAACATCACTGAATACGGTAATTGGGTTAAGGTTTTGCTTACCCAATATAATGTTATTTTGCATTTCTGTAGTGGTAGGCGGTGCTGAACGCTCTTCATCTGCCCCTGCGCCAAGCTGAATATAGTCACTATCAATAACCACGTTATTGTTCATTGC
Proteins encoded in this window:
- a CDS encoding HAAS signaling domain-containing protein, with amino-acid sequence MSGREQISNYLKSFNRYLASLSSEDAAEVIKEIESHIYDVIDQQEMAGKEADIEGILAGLGAPRVLAENYVSHIQQGTPPPKGFRPLASVTKGLSKTLYWGMLAFGYGTGLALVVLAFANLLLPNGIAFWVEAEGNSVAIGFLSNPILAHSDTTISGLWITPVALVSAYAISLLTYRILALLKRFAVGYHYA
- a CDS encoding PadR family transcriptional regulator encodes the protein MTETANLSAKWDAQLRKGTLELAVLAAVAGEEKYGLAILNYLHGFETMVISEGTLYPLLDRLKREGVLNAKWHQEGEVRPRKYYSLTDSGLERLHVLRARWKRSVVDMESLLADSKSGANNSTDNGKETGKRKG
- a CDS encoding energy transducer TonB yields the protein MRKLVSLSILSVFVMSCASLKPNETTQAFAEEPIRYIDLTADSKMDLIERYWVVIKSADPKYPVDAARRGLSGCVDFIVAIDSNGTLSGFKIKKSYPEGVFDKSAAAALNRWKWSASKDNIENTPVLTTTQLNFMVSNSKNKAETEKQCDFSHI
- a CDS encoding rod shape-determining protein — encoded protein: MFPNLRSKFASVMYVQIWEHRLKVTDTATRESFDDYPAIVIKTNDKGEKLISGVGKEASEKLQHNEIAINPFSHPRVLFSDFYVGEKLLQHTFKHLSNNKVLRPRPKVIIHPMEKTEGGLTMIEKRAFKESAIGAGAIAVKIHSGFKLRLETMNFDELEDDDKPTIQSSSPPSKLASYGGFVFYIVMLTLAVWYLGK
- a CDS encoding PhzF family phenazine biosynthesis protein, coding for MKVSVEIVNAFIDGDTGGNSAGVVLNANALTAQQKLHVAQKVGLSETAFVSRSDVATIKLEFFTPVQQIAHCGHATIATFSRMSELGLVQNGRMSKETVDGVREIIIDGSMAFMEQSPPTYTDVLDTEEVRAALNLSSDVLLDSVTIVNTGNAFLLVPLQNASSVAEIHPNQALINEISEQYDLIGFYVFSRDTEVDGRHAGARMFAPRYGIDEESATGMAAGPLACYLHDRQGLEDTTLLIEQGHLMDPPSPSVINVNLQLVNGSISRLMAGGVGRSIRQVEIEI
- a CDS encoding polysaccharide lyase 6 family protein, producing MMKGVFALQVSALQKVVPQLARKSSAAKLFGLVVLFCVHSFASAQMVKNIDEFNSAVTQAKAGDTIVMANGEWHDVELVLKGKGTEDNPITLKAQTPGEVKITGLSNLSVSGEYLVIEGLVFTDGHTPTGEVIAFRTSPDELANHSRLTNVVIDNFSHPERQLSDLWLAIYGKHNRIDHNSFINKRNRGVTVAVRMNSEGSRKNYHTIEYNYFGPRQVLGANGGETLRIGTSHFSREYANTLVQYNYFDRTNGEHEIISNKSSGNTFKGNVFFEAQGTLTMRHGHYTTVENNYFLGNRKPNTGGIRIINEHQTVSNNYMYGLTGRRFRGALVIMNGVPNSPPNRYDPVIESAMNNNVVIDSDYIQLGAGADEERSAPPTTTEMQNNIILGKQNLNPITVFSDVSGITFKGNVLNEDASNLLSSGFEKVPYKVSKNSNGLWVPEKALLDNIDFGEVKLPVTKEDTGARFYAKNESQIPFKSGSKIAVKPGMDTLANALVASKPGDILVLENGGEYLLTRFATVNHPITIMAEQGDKPVIRSEKPSFIVIENGGALEVENLWFDGAASPDYKGNSIIRTSRSSMNINYALSVENVKVTDLDINGYFYFFKAHPGTFADYIDIKNSHMENITGAVLSLNKETDDLGVYSVENLTLSGNTFKDIKEEVVTIYRGGFDESTFGPAVTITNNTLNNVGKGSTHRTGASMYFHGVQNLHVSDSTWVDSAPISLYLTNGEPITLIENVTMKNTPKIQSNSDSFEVKNVTY